In the Candidatus Electrothrix sp. GW3-4 genome, one interval contains:
- a CDS encoding tetratricopeptide repeat protein yields MPNRFDNKGEGDQNVAQGKGAVGKQENVGQEVDGDGSIFSGTGNVTVHQGIPPEVFAQQVAKYAEELGETKQIIEGFLGILLEQEIPPDQWKAKLREIAATHKELLARLATVQSEDPEVQRMKQEAKQAIETGEYDKAEELLNQAEALDLKAIEEMEKTTRQRRISAATTNVEQAKLQRVQLRYAKAAEYWQKAAALLPTGEKKDRSLYLHNAAFDLKRISRYSEALPLYEQSPSIDQEIGDRAGEGTTLNNIGNIYRAWGEYDKALSYLEQSLAIRQEIGDRVGEGTTLNNISQIYDARGDYDTALKYLEQSLAIHQEIGDQAGEGATLNNIGQVYKARGDYATALKYLEQSLSIRQEIGDQTGEGATLNNIGQIYDAKGDYGKALEYLEQSLIISREIGDRLGEGTTLNNIGQIYDTQGDSATALKYLHQSLSISREISDRAGEAEIIWNIGITYKDHGKLTKAETYMSRAVQLMDEIGHPDLQNDRKALEKLRAEIKGR; encoded by the coding sequence ATGCCCAACCGATTCGACAATAAGGGTGAAGGTGACCAGAACGTTGCCCAGGGCAAGGGGGCTGTGGGGAAGCAGGAGAATGTCGGGCAGGAGGTGGACGGAGATGGCAGCATCTTCTCCGGTACCGGCAATGTGACGGTGCATCAGGGTATCCCCCCGGAGGTCTTTGCCCAGCAAGTTGCCAAGTACGCTGAAGAGCTGGGTGAGACTAAGCAGATTATTGAGGGATTCCTTGGCATACTGCTGGAGCAGGAGATACCGCCTGACCAGTGGAAGGCCAAGCTGCGGGAGATTGCCGCCACCCACAAGGAACTGCTTGCCCGACTGGCAACGGTGCAGTCGGAAGACCCGGAGGTGCAGCGGATGAAGCAGGAGGCAAAGCAGGCCATTGAGACGGGTGAGTACGACAAGGCTGAGGAACTGCTGAACCAGGCAGAGGCCCTTGACCTGAAGGCCATTGAGGAGATGGAGAAGACAACCAGGCAGCGGCGTATCTCTGCGGCCACAACCAATGTTGAACAAGCTAAGTTGCAGCGTGTACAGTTGCGCTATGCCAAAGCAGCAGAATACTGGCAGAAGGCAGCGGCCCTGCTGCCAACGGGAGAGAAGAAGGATCGGTCGCTCTATCTGCACAATGCAGCCTTTGACCTAAAGCGCATCTCCCGCTACAGCGAAGCCTTGCCCCTGTATGAGCAGAGCCCTTCCATCGACCAGGAGATCGGCGACCGGGCCGGGGAAGGCACCACCCTGAACAACATCGGCAACATCTATAGGGCATGGGGAGAGTATGATAAAGCTCTGAGCTATCTGGAGCAGAGCCTTGCCATCCGCCAGGAGATCGGCGACCGGGTCGGGGAAGGCACCACCCTGAATAACATCAGCCAGATTTACGATGCACGGGGCGACTACGACACAGCCCTCAAGTACCTGGAGCAGAGCCTTGCCATCCACCAGGAGATCGGTGACCAAGCAGGGGAAGGTGCCACCTTGAACAATATTGGCCAAGTTTATAAGGCACGAGGCGATTACGCCACCGCCCTCAAGTATTTGGAGCAGAGCCTGAGCATCAGACAGGAAATCGGTGACCAGACAGGAGAAGGTGCGACTCTGAACAATATCGGCCAGATTTACGATGCTAAGGGCGACTACGGCAAGGCCCTGGAGTATCTGGAGCAGAGCTTGATCATCAGCCGAGAGATCGGCGATAGACTGGGGGAAGGCACGACTCTGAATAACATCGGTCAGATTTATGATACACAGGGCGACTCTGCCACAGCCCTGAAGTATTTGCATCAGAGCCTGAGCATCAGCCGGGAGATTAGCGATAGAGCAGGGGAAGCAGAGATAATCTGGAATATCGGCATTACATACAAAGATCATGGTAAGTTGACCAAGGCTGAGACATATATGAGCCGTGCTGTGCAGCTTATGGATGAGATCGGTCATCCTGATCTCCAGAATGACCGCAAGGCATTGGAGAAGCTGCGGGCTGAGATCAAGGGGCGGTAG
- a CDS encoding choice-of-anchor Q domain-containing protein, which produces MKTELTVSFLIILLAAGQAQAADITVDGSMCTLGDAVTAANNDVDEGYCIGNGIYGDDIITLSTNVTLAGPLPEITSIITIEGQGYSIDGNDSTAVGTVLRISPIGDLTLNETIVTRGNAPIDAGGGIYNEGTLTLSNSMVSGNTALYGGGICNFDGTVTLTDSTVNGNMANDGGGGIDSHFGTVTLTNSMVSGNIADGICGGIGNSLGMVTLTNITVSGNTAAYSSGGINNEDGTVILTNITVSGNTAAYSSGGINNEDGTVILTNTTVSGNTVTGNMPFSTFSYGGGIGNDGGTVTLINSTVSGNSVSSPDFAYGGGIRNDSGTVTLTSPDFAYGGGIRNDSGTVTLTNSTVSGNTANDSGGGIYNALYDGGTVILHSSLISGNTAYYGNEVVDNGGTITAASFNLFGHSSESNSDAFDGFTPGSSDSTATSDGADPTALGDILAPLANNGGPTETHALIIGSPAIDLDTECSAGLNEDQRGEARPNGSGCDAGSFEGSIDLLNSTFLPAVYMLLL; this is translated from the coding sequence ATGAAGACAGAATTAACTGTATCTTTTCTGATCATACTGCTTGCGGCAGGACAGGCGCAGGCAGCGGATATCACCGTGGACGGCAGCATGTGCACCCTTGGCGATGCTGTCACGGCGGCCAATAACGATGTGGATGAGGGCTACTGCATTGGCAACGGCATATATGGTGACGATATCATCACCCTTTCCACTAATGTCACCCTTGCAGGTCCATTGCCTGAGATTACGAGCATCATCACCATCGAGGGGCAGGGATACAGCATTGATGGTAACGACTCGACGGCAGTCGGCACCGTGCTGCGCATCAGCCCCATTGGCGACCTGACCCTGAACGAGACTATTGTTACCAGGGGTAATGCACCGATCGATGCTGGCGGGGGTATTTATAATGAGGGTACCCTCACCCTGAGCAACTCCATGGTCAGCGGCAATACCGCCCTCTATGGCGGGGGTATTTGTAATTTCGATGGCACCGTCACGCTGACCGACTCCACGGTCAACGGGAACATGGCAAACGACGGCGGCGGGGGAATTGATAGCCATTTCGGCACGGTCACGCTGACTAACTCTATGGTTAGCGGGAACATTGCAGACGGCATTTGCGGAGGGATTGGGAACAGTTTAGGTATGGTCACGCTGACCAACATCACGGTCAGTGGCAATACCGCCGCCTATAGCAGCGGGGGCATTAATAATGAAGATGGCACTGTCATCCTGACCAACATCACGGTCAGTGGCAATACCGCCGCCTATAGCAGCGGGGGCATTAATAATGAAGATGGCACTGTCATCCTGACCAACACCACGGTCAGTGGCAATACGGTCACCGGCAATATGCCCTTCTCCACCTTCAGCTATGGCGGGGGCATTGGTAATGATGGCGGCACCGTCACACTGATCAACTCCACGGTCAGCGGCAATAGCGTGTCCTCCCCCGACTTCGCCTACGGCGGGGGGATTCGTAATGATAGCGGCACTGTCACGCTGACCTCCCCCGACTTCGCCTACGGCGGGGGGATTCGTAATGATAGCGGCACTGTCACGCTGACCAACTCCACAGTCAGCGGGAACACGGCAAATGATAGTGGCGGGGGCATATACAATGCACTATACGATGGAGGCACTGTCATCCTGCACAGCTCCCTGATCAGCGGCAACACAGCTTATTATGGTAATGAAGTCGTTGATAACGGCGGCACCATCACTGCTGCCAGCTTCAATCTCTTCGGCCATAGCAGCGAGAGCAATAGCGATGCTTTTGATGGCTTCACCCCCGGCAGTAGTGATTCTACAGCCACCAGCGATGGTGCCGATCCCACTGCCCTGGGGGACATCCTTGCTCCCTTAGCCAACAACGGCGGTCCCACCGAGACCCATGCCCTGATTATAGGCAGCCCGGCCATTGATCTGGATACAGAGTGCAGTGCTGGTCTAAACGAAGACCAGCGCGGCGAAGCCCGGCCAAACGGATCAGGCTGTGATGCAGGTTCTTTTGAAGGAAGCATTGATCTTCTTAATAGCACCTTCCTGCCAGCTGTTTATATGTTGCTGCTTTGA
- a CDS encoding choice-of-anchor Q domain-containing protein — translation MARPTLWEGGYNASDSIVTLNNSTVKGNSASAFVTSTSYYVGTEANGGGIFNWGTVTLNNSTISGNSIDSFGYGCTSGGGICNFFGTVTLSNSTISGNTVSTSDYGYGGGIDNDDGTVTLTNSTVNGNTANGAGGGIYNGIHSGGTITLYSSLISGNTAGYGNEVIVNSGTITAASSNLFGHNSENNTEAFVGFMPTGSDINATSNGMNIPLTSILDTTLADNGGPTWTHALPVGSPAIDLDAACSTNLDTDQRGYPRPETEGTGCDAGAFEGSIVPGKNTAFLPAMYLLLL, via the coding sequence ATGGCCAGGCCTACGCTATGGGAGGGGGGTTACAATGCTTCTGACAGTATCGTCACGCTAAACAACTCAACGGTCAAGGGTAATTCGGCCTCTGCCTTCGTCACCAGCACATCCTACTACGTCGGCACCGAGGCCAACGGCGGGGGAATCTTCAATTGGGGCACCGTCACGCTGAACAACTCCACGATTAGTGGCAACTCCATCGATAGCTTTGGCTATGGCTGCACCTCCGGCGGAGGGATTTGCAACTTTTTTGGCACCGTCACACTGAGCAACTCCACGATCAGCGGTAATACCGTCTCTACCTCCGACTACGGCTATGGCGGGGGGATTGATAATGATGACGGTACGGTCACCTTAACCAACTCCACAGTCAACGGGAACACAGCAAATGGCGCTGGAGGGGGTATATATAATGGCATACACAGTGGAGGTACCATCACCCTGTATAGCTCTCTGATTAGCGGTAATACAGCTGGTTATGGGAATGAAGTCATTGTTAACAGTGGTACCATTACTGCCGCTAGCTCTAACCTCTTCGGCCATAATAGCGAGAACAATACCGAGGCATTTGTCGGCTTTATGCCCACCGGTAGCGATATCAATGCTACCAGCAACGGTATGAATATCCCTCTGACCTCTATTCTCGACACAACCTTGGCCGACAATGGCGGCCCGACTTGGACCCATGCCCTTCCGGTAGGTAGCCCGGCCATTGATCTTGATGCAGCATGCAGCACCAACTTAGATACAGACCAGCGTGGTTATCCCCGCCCGGAAACAGAGGGGACAGGGTGTGATGCGGGCGCATTCGAAGGCAGCATTGTCCCTGGTAAGAACACAGCCTTTCTTCCTGCTATGTATTTGCTGCTTTTATAA
- a CDS encoding DUF3368 domain-containing protein: MIVSNSTPLINFAATNRLDILEQLFGTVVIPPAVAYEVLEGSHRYPSMSVIREAKCIAKQDIGNMMLRDALLIDLDPGEAEAITLALEQKADLLLLDEIAGRTIAESYGLVFTGSIGCLIKAKQAGIIPAVKPLLDAIRDEARFWLHPRLYARILQEQGE; this comes from the coding sequence ATGATTGTTTCCAATTCAACGCCGCTGATCAACTTCGCCGCCACCAACCGCCTGGATATCCTCGAACAGTTATTCGGTACAGTGGTCATTCCACCGGCTGTTGCCTATGAAGTCCTTGAAGGTAGTCACCGGTATCCCAGCATGAGTGTTATCCGGGAGGCAAAGTGTATCGCAAAACAGGATATCGGCAATATGATGTTGCGGGACGCTTTGCTTATTGACCTTGATCCGGGCGAAGCCGAGGCAATCACCTTGGCCCTTGAGCAGAAGGCGGATCTGCTTCTGCTGGATGAAATCGCGGGACGGACAATTGCCGAGTCTTATGGCCTTGTCTTTACCGGCTCAATCGGCTGCCTCATCAAGGCAAAACAGGCCGGAATCATTCCCGCTGTCAAGCCACTGCTGGATGCCATACGTGATGAGGCGCGTTTCTGGCTGCATCCCCGACTGTATGCAAGAATTCTCCAAGAGCAGGGGGAGTAA
- a CDS encoding (Fe-S)-binding protein, which yields MKNKSVPFPERHVANCIECGLCVRECSFLQEYGSPRAIASSWRPDSKAGQQLPFACNLCGLCTAVCPPKVGLDPRAMFLAMRQQVVANGVAPFPEHKRLIAYEKRGTSSLFSCFALPERCDTVLFPGCAFAGTRPARLLELFEHLRQDIPTLGMVLGCCTKPSHDLGRSDFFHSRFGELRQALMAQGVRRVLVLCPSCHAVFKQYGSPLHTEYVYSVLAEQPLPEQDTHHRIGKAGLENITVQDPCTTRQDPQVHLAVRKLLKAAGLKMEDMPHHGGRRCAVGRAGQCPLSVRTLPNTGVICVERRWKNRSLCLLRSPIVQAVWISSRPGCRSCICSTCSLPQKLRLKEE from the coding sequence ATGAAAAACAAATCCGTCCCCTTTCCCGAGCGCCATGTAGCAAACTGCATTGAATGCGGTCTCTGTGTTCGGGAATGCAGTTTTTTGCAGGAGTATGGCTCACCCAGGGCCATAGCTTCTTCCTGGCGACCAGACAGCAAAGCCGGCCAGCAGCTCCCCTTTGCCTGTAATCTCTGCGGCCTCTGCACAGCGGTCTGTCCGCCCAAGGTCGGGCTTGACCCGAGAGCTATGTTTCTGGCAATGCGCCAACAGGTGGTGGCCAACGGGGTGGCTCCCTTCCCGGAACATAAACGGCTCATTGCTTACGAAAAGCGTGGTACCTCGTCCCTTTTTTCCTGCTTTGCCCTGCCCGAACGTTGCGACACCGTCCTCTTTCCCGGCTGTGCCTTTGCTGGCACCCGCCCTGCCCGTCTCCTGGAGCTCTTCGAACACCTTCGCCAAGACATTCCTACCCTGGGTATGGTCTTAGGCTGTTGCACCAAGCCCTCCCATGACCTTGGGCGAAGTGATTTTTTTCATAGCAGATTCGGAGAACTGCGGCAGGCTCTCATGGCCCAGGGAGTACGTCGGGTCCTGGTGCTCTGCCCCAGCTGCCATGCGGTTTTTAAACAATACGGCTCCCCGTTGCACACAGAGTATGTGTACAGTGTTCTTGCTGAACAGCCCTTACCGGAGCAGGATACGCACCACCGTATAGGGAAGGCCGGGCTCGAGAACATCACGGTGCAGGATCCCTGCACAACACGGCAGGATCCACAGGTACATCTTGCTGTGCGGAAACTCCTCAAGGCGGCGGGCTTAAAGATGGAGGACATGCCCCATCATGGGGGAAGACGTTGTGCTGTGGGGAGGGCGGGGCAGTGCCCTTTGTCCGTAAGGACCTTGCCCAACACTGGGGTGATCTGCGTAGAAAGGAGGTGGAAGAACAGGTCGCTGTGCCTCTTACGGTCACCTATTGTGCAGGCTGTGTGGATTTCCTCAAGACCCGGATGCAGATCGTGCATCTGCTCGACCTGCTCTTTGCCCCAGAAGCTACGCTTGAAGGAAGAGTAA
- the tsaA gene encoding tRNA (N6-threonylcarbamoyladenosine(37)-N6)-methyltransferase TrmO, whose amino-acid sequence MHLPELHFIGKVHSDIHNTKDAPKFHAESDRTGTLEIYPQYQDGLKGIAVGQTIVVLCWFHQADRNALQVYPRGDKSKGLRGVFATRSPMRPNPIAISELKVLAVDGCRIEVSGLDILHGTPIVDIKNIPS is encoded by the coding sequence ATGCACCTCCCAGAACTCCATTTCATCGGCAAGGTCCACAGCGATATCCACAACACCAAGGATGCGCCGAAATTCCATGCCGAATCAGACCGCACCGGGACCCTGGAGATCTATCCCCAGTACCAGGACGGCCTGAAGGGCATCGCCGTAGGCCAGACCATCGTTGTCCTCTGCTGGTTCCATCAGGCGGACCGCAATGCCCTCCAGGTCTATCCACGGGGAGATAAATCCAAAGGACTGCGCGGTGTGTTCGCCACCCGTAGCCCCATGCGGCCTAATCCCATTGCCATTTCCGAGCTCAAAGTCCTGGCCGTAGACGGCTGCCGAATCGAGGTTTCCGGCCTGGATATTCTCCACGGTACGCCTATCGTTGACATCAAGAATATCCCTTCCTGA
- a CDS encoding UPF0175 family protein yields the protein MKRELALQLYREQMISFANAHRMADMGKVEFHHLLGERQIPRQYDVEDYEKDMENLAQWKKEQ from the coding sequence CTGAAGCGGGAGCTTGCACTTCAGCTCTACCGGGAACAGATGATCTCCTTTGCCAATGCGCACCGCATGGCTGACATGGGCAAGGTAGAGTTCCACCATCTGCTCGGCGAGCGGCAGATACCAAGACAGTATGATGTGGAGGATTACGAAAAGGACATGGAGAATCTTGCGCAATGGAAAAAGGAGCAATGA
- a CDS encoding carboxypeptidase M32 encodes MDKGRREDPMHDILQELKTRLQEINDLGSATSLLHWDQATYMPPKGAAARARQLATLSRLSQEKFVDPAIGKLLDQLEPWAEEQPYDTDDASLIRVVRRDYEEAIKIPTAFMAEFSEHSALSYQAWAKARPENDFASLQPILEKTLDYSRQLADFFPGYEHIADPLIDFADYGMKASDVRVLFGELRQQLSPIVQAISEQAPADDACLRQVFPEAEQLQFSEEVVRQLGYDFQRGRMDKTHHPFMTKFSLGDVRITTRVKEEFLGECLYSVIHEGGHAMYEQGIRRELEGLPLASGTGAGLHESQSRLWENIVGRSRAFTEYFYPRLQALFPAQLKDVPLETYYRAINKVERSLIRTDADEVTYNLHVMLRFDFELDLLEGKLAIKDLPEAWHARFAEDFGMRAPDDRDGVLQDVHWFAGQIGGAFQGYTLGNVLSAQFYSQALEAHPEISDQIRQGQFDTLRTWLTENIYQHGRKYTEPELIERVTGGPVALEPYIAYLKGKYGELYQL; translated from the coding sequence ATGGATAAAGGACGCAGAGAGGACCCCATGCACGATATACTCCAAGAATTGAAGACCCGCCTGCAAGAGATCAATGACCTGGGCAGTGCTACCAGCCTCCTCCACTGGGACCAGGCCACCTATATGCCCCCGAAAGGCGCTGCTGCCCGCGCTCGCCAGCTGGCAACGCTGTCCCGCCTCTCGCAGGAGAAGTTTGTTGATCCTGCCATCGGCAAGCTCCTTGATCAGCTGGAGCCCTGGGCCGAGGAGCAGCCCTATGATACCGATGATGCCAGCCTGATTCGGGTGGTGCGCCGGGATTATGAGGAGGCGATCAAGATCCCCACCGCCTTTATGGCCGAGTTCTCTGAGCACAGCGCCCTTTCCTACCAGGCCTGGGCCAAGGCCCGGCCAGAGAACGACTTTGCCAGCCTGCAACCAATCCTGGAAAAGACCCTGGACTACAGTCGCCAACTGGCTGACTTCTTCCCTGGTTATGAGCACATCGCTGACCCCCTGATCGACTTTGCCGACTACGGCATGAAGGCCTCGGATGTCCGTGTCCTCTTTGGCGAGCTGCGCCAGCAACTCAGCCCCATTGTCCAGGCCATCAGCGAGCAGGCGCCTGCGGATGATGCCTGTCTGCGCCAGGTCTTCCCCGAGGCAGAGCAGCTCCAGTTCAGCGAAGAGGTGGTCCGCCAGCTGGGCTATGATTTCCAGCGGGGTCGCATGGATAAGACCCATCATCCCTTTATGACCAAGTTCTCGCTGGGGGATGTGCGCATTACCACTCGGGTGAAAGAGGAGTTTCTCGGTGAATGCCTGTACAGCGTGATCCATGAGGGGGGACATGCCATGTATGAGCAGGGGATTCGCAGGGAGCTGGAGGGCCTGCCCCTGGCGAGTGGCACTGGGGCAGGGCTTCATGAGAGCCAGTCTCGCCTCTGGGAGAATATCGTTGGACGGAGCCGCGCCTTTACCGAGTATTTCTACCCGCGCCTCCAGGCCCTCTTTCCTGCCCAGCTCAAGGACGTGCCCCTGGAGACCTATTATCGGGCCATCAATAAGGTGGAGCGCTCCCTCATCCGCACCGATGCCGATGAGGTGACCTATAACCTGCATGTCATGCTGCGCTTTGACTTTGAGCTGGATCTGCTGGAGGGTAAGCTGGCTATTAAGGACCTGCCTGAGGCCTGGCATGCCCGCTTTGCGGAGGACTTTGGTATGCGGGCCCCGGATGATCGGGATGGAGTACTCCAGGATGTCCACTGGTTTGCCGGTCAGATTGGTGGTGCCTTTCAGGGCTACACCCTGGGCAATGTGCTCAGTGCTCAGTTCTACAGCCAGGCCCTTGAGGCCCACCCTGAGATATCGGACCAGATCAGGCAGGGCCAGTTCGATACCCTGCGTACTTGGCTCACAGAGAACATCTACCAGCATGGCCGGAAATACACCGAACCTGAGTTGATTGAGCGGGTTACGGGCGGCCCGGTTGCTCTTGAGCCCTATATTGCCTATCTCAAGGGCAAGTACGGGGAGCTCTATCAGCTTTGA
- a CDS encoding pectate lyase-like adhesive domain-containing protein, which produces MDGSTCTLFDAITAANTNANVGGCIGSEPYGDDTIFLATDILLAASLPEIVSTVTIEGKGYTIDGNNDSAVGSVLSITAGGDLTLNEITITGGYYPNGDGGGIYNEGTLTLNNSTVSENSTVSENSTYASADVSAHAGGFVTIKALLR; this is translated from the coding sequence GTGGACGGCAGCACTTGCACCTTGTTTGATGCCATCACAGCAGCCAATACCAATGCCAATGTGGGCGGCTGCATTGGTAGCGAACCGTATGGGGACGATACCATTTTCCTGGCGACCGACATCCTCCTCGCAGCCTCCCTTCCGGAGATTGTCAGCACCGTTACTATTGAGGGGAAGGGTTATACTATTGACGGCAACAATGATTCAGCAGTTGGATCGGTGCTGAGCATAACCGCTGGTGGCGACCTGACCCTAAATGAGATAACCATCACTGGTGGGTATTATCCTAACGGTGATGGTGGGGGTATTTATAATGAGGGTACCCTCACCCTGAACAACTCCACGGTCAGCGAAAATTCCACGGTCAGCGAAAACTCCACCTACGCCTCCGCCGACGTTTCCGCCCATGCCGGGGGATTTGTAACTATAAAGGCACTCTTACGCTGA
- a CDS encoding metallophosphoesterase, protein MLIHYFSDLHVEFGSGELAKQLAGNRDADVIICAGDLKPSGKVVRYLHLLDDLTHCPFLFVPGNHEYYGTRKETLDKELAEQRYSNVRVLNRSTTRICDVLFIGATGWWEQASTMARLLINDFDQIHDIYQADYGSEWGRKDGQFFVDTLLRATEDRVVCISHHAPSWKSFSLPKHGG, encoded by the coding sequence ATGTTGATCCACTATTTTTCAGATCTCCATGTCGAGTTCGGCAGCGGAGAACTCGCCAAGCAACTGGCGGGCAACAGGGATGCGGACGTGATTATCTGCGCTGGGGACTTGAAGCCCTCGGGTAAGGTGGTCCGCTATCTGCACCTGCTGGACGACCTGACCCATTGCCCGTTCCTCTTTGTTCCCGGCAATCACGAGTATTATGGAACCCGCAAAGAAACACTGGACAAGGAGCTGGCAGAGCAGCGATACTCCAATGTGCGTGTCCTGAACCGGTCAACGACCCGCATCTGCGATGTCCTCTTTATCGGTGCCACGGGCTGGTGGGAACAGGCTTCTACTATGGCGCGATTGCTTATAAATGATTTTGATCAGATCCACGATATCTATCAGGCCGATTACGGGAGTGAATGGGGAAGAAAGGACGGACAGTTTTTTGTGGATACCCTGCTCCGGGCCACCGAGGATCGGGTCGTCTGTATCAGCCATCATGCGCCCAGCTGGAAAAGTTTTTCCCTTCCGAAGCATGGCGGTTGA
- a CDS encoding GGGtGRT protein: protein MALFEGYERRIDKINAALAEHGITDLEEAQQMSKDAGLDIYSIVKEVQPICFENACWAYIAGAAVALKKGQTKAVDIAATLGIGLQAFCIPGSVAENRKVGIGHGNLAAMLLNENTRCFAFLAGHESFAAAEGAIGLAKSANRVRTEPLRVILNGLGKDAAYIISRINGFTYVRTQFDYAGGTLNIVSEKPFSDGERAKVRCFGADDVREGVAINHHEGVDVSITGNSTNPTRFQHPVAGTYKKECLEQGRKYFSVASGGGTGRTLHPDNMAAGPASYGMTDTMGRMHCDAQFAGSSSVPAHVEMMGFIGMGNNPMVGASVAVAVAMEQACS, encoded by the coding sequence ATGGCCTTATTTGAAGGATACGAACGAAGAATTGACAAGATCAATGCGGCTCTGGCCGAGCACGGTATTACGGATCTTGAAGAAGCCCAACAGATGAGCAAAGATGCTGGCCTGGATATATACTCCATCGTCAAAGAGGTCCAGCCAATCTGTTTTGAAAATGCCTGCTGGGCCTATATTGCTGGCGCGGCTGTGGCCTTGAAAAAAGGCCAGACCAAGGCGGTGGATATCGCAGCAACCCTGGGCATCGGTCTCCAGGCCTTTTGCATCCCCGGCTCGGTGGCGGAAAACCGCAAGGTAGGTATCGGGCACGGGAACCTGGCCGCCATGTTGCTCAACGAAAACACCCGCTGCTTTGCCTTTCTGGCCGGGCATGAGTCCTTTGCTGCCGCAGAAGGTGCCATCGGTCTTGCAAAATCTGCCAACCGGGTTCGCACTGAACCCCTGCGGGTTATCCTCAACGGTTTGGGCAAGGATGCAGCCTATATCATTTCCCGAATCAACGGCTTCACCTATGTACGGACCCAGTTTGATTATGCTGGCGGTACCCTGAATATTGTTTCAGAAAAGCCCTTCTCCGACGGCGAACGGGCCAAGGTCCGCTGCTTTGGTGCAGATGATGTGCGTGAAGGTGTGGCGATTAACCACCATGAGGGGGTTGATGTCTCCATCACGGGTAACTCCACCAACCCGACCCGCTTCCAGCATCCGGTCGCTGGTACCTATAAAAAGGAATGCCTGGAGCAGGGCAGAAAGTATTTCTCTGTTGCCTCTGGCGGTGGTACCGGTCGTACTCTGCACCCGGATAACATGGCAGCAGGACCGGCTTCCTATGGTATGACCGACACGATGGGTAGAATGCATTGCGATGCCCAGTTTGCCGGGTCTTCCTCGGTTCCGGCCCATGTGGAAATGATGGGTTTCATCGGCATGGGGAATAACCCGATGGTTGGGGCCTCTGTTGCGGTGGCCGTTGCGATGGAGCAGGCTTGTAGTTAA
- the sfsA gene encoding DNA/RNA nuclease SfsA has translation MHLPPIRQQGILIRRYKRFLADISLADGTELTVHCPNSGAMRGCSAPGSPVVISKSNNAKRRYAWTLEMVQENGVWIGVNTGLTNKLVHEALRNGVIAAFGPIQSIQPEVKVSDQSRLDFLLQTEGGPVYVEAKNCSLVEGGRVLFPDAVTTRGTRHLHELARLIDQETRAAVLFCVQRADGRCFAPARRIDPLYAATLAEVRRQGVQVLAYRAVVNPDEIRIVSSVRICPSRPEA, from the coding sequence ATGCACCTCCCTCCCATTCGCCAGCAGGGCATCCTGATCCGGCGCTATAAACGCTTTCTTGCGGATATTTCTCTTGCCGATGGCACAGAGCTGACCGTGCATTGTCCCAATTCCGGCGCCATGCGCGGCTGCTCTGCCCCTGGCAGTCCGGTAGTGATCTCTAAGTCAAATAATGCCAAACGGAGATACGCCTGGACTCTGGAGATGGTGCAGGAGAACGGGGTCTGGATCGGGGTAAATACCGGTCTGACCAATAAGTTGGTCCATGAGGCCCTGCGCAACGGGGTGATTGCTGCCTTTGGTCCCATCCAATCGATACAGCCCGAGGTCAAGGTTTCGGACCAGAGCCGCCTGGATTTTCTCCTCCAAACAGAGGGCGGTCCGGTGTATGTTGAGGCGAAGAACTGTTCCTTGGTGGAAGGGGGCAGGGTCCTCTTCCCGGATGCGGTGACTACCAGAGGCACCAGGCATCTCCATGAGCTTGCCCGGTTGATCGATCAGGAGACACGGGCTGCGGTCCTGTTTTGTGTCCAGCGGGCAGATGGCCGCTGCTTTGCCCCGGCCCGCCGTATTGATCCCTTATACGCAGCAACCTTGGCCGAGGTGCGAAGGCAGGGCGTGCAGGTCCTGGCCTACCGGGCAGTCGTCAACCCGGATGAAATCCGCATCGTTTCGTCTGTGAGGATCTGTCCCAGCCGCCCGGAAGCATAA